The Coffea arabica cultivar ET-39 chromosome 3c, Coffea Arabica ET-39 HiFi, whole genome shotgun sequence genome contains a region encoding:
- the LOC113733884 gene encoding universal stress protein PHOS32, which yields MEAERKVGVAVDFSACSKKALQWAVDNVARKGDHLVLVNVQPEGYYESGEMQLWETTGSPLIPLVEFSDPHVMKKYGVHPDAETLEIVTCAAREKEIVVLLKIYWGDAREKLCESIDKIPLDCIVIGNRGLGKLKRAIMGSVSNYVVNNASCPVTVVKNVEHD from the exons atggaAGCAGAGAGGAAGGTTGGGGTGGCTGTAGATTTCTCGGCATGCAGCAAGAAAGCACTTCAATGGGCGGTGGATAACGTTGCCCGGAAAGGAGATCATCTAGTCCTTGTTAACGTACAGCCTGAAGGCTATTATGAATCAGGAGAGATGCAACTTTGGGAGACCACTGGTTCTC CCTTGATCCCTTTAGTGGAATTCTCTGACCCCCATGTCATGAAGAAGTATGGGGTTCACCCTGACGCAGAAACATTGGAGATTGTTACTTGTGCTGCTAGGGAGAAGGAG ATTGTGGTGCTCCTGAAAATTTACTGGGGAGATGCTCGGGAGAAGCTATGTGAATCCATTGACAAAATACCCCTGGACTGCATTGTTATTGGGAACAGAGGCCTTGGCAAGCTCAAGAG GGCTATCATGGGCAGCGTTAGCAACTACGTGGTAAATAACGCTTCTTGCCCTGTGACAGTTGTGAAGAATGTTGAACATGATTGA
- the LOC113733753 gene encoding putative pectinesterase/pectinesterase inhibitor 26, which translates to METNPHTNSSPEPATFPSQGEESPDQELPGLGHVSFPPSEAFSLPDSDSFPPSESDEPSSEPFSLPDSDSLPPSESDEPSSEPFSLPDSDSLPPSESDETTEAYVPSYFGGDSPLPSSAYVDSDIKKICDSTDYPSLCLSTIVPSLNGQTDVFSVLEIAIKASHGYASTAFSMVKKLAMTPGMPNQLVAIINDCRDSYDDVLYNFQKAMTALPARDVGTMNTMLSAVLTDVGDCQDAINAAKIPCPLSVFGDKLTNMTSNCLAIASMIQ; encoded by the exons ATGGAAACTAACC CACACACAAACTCATCTCCAGAACCTGCGACATTTCCTAGTCAAGGGGAAGAAAGTCCTGACCAAGAACTCCCCGGGTTAGGCCATGTCTCATTCCCTCCTTCAGAGGCCTTTTCTCTGCCTGACTCTGACTCGTTTCCCCCATCAGAATCAGATGAACCATCTTCAGAGCCCTTTTCTCTGCCTGACTCTGACTCGCTTCCTCCATCAGAATCAGATGAACCATCTTCAGAGCCCTTTTCTCTGCCTGACTCTGACTCGCTTCCTCCATCAGAATCAGATGAAACAACAGAGGCATATGTACCATCCTATTTTGGCGGAGATTCACCATTGCCTTCATCTGCCTATGTTGATTCTGACATCAAAAAGATATGCGATTCGACCGACTACCCTTCTCTTTGCCTCTCCACTATTGTTCCCTCGCTAAATGGACAAACTGATGTGTTTTCTGTTCTTGAAATAGCCATTAAGGCCAGCCATGGTTATGCAAGCACTGCGTTCTCCATGGTTAAAAAGTTAGCCATGACTCCAGGAATGCCTAATCAACTAGTTGCCATCATCAATGATTGCAGGGATAGTTATGACGATGTTCTGTACAATTTCCAGAAGGCAATGACTGCACTGCCGGCTCGTGACGTTGGCACCATGAACACTATGCTTAGTGCTGTTCTGACTGATGTAGGAGATTGCCAGGATGCCATAAATGCAGCTAAGATACCTTGTCCACTGTCCGTGTTTGGAGACAAGTTGACTAACATGACTAGCAATTGCCTTGCAATTGCTTCCATGATCCAGTAA
- the LOC113733885 gene encoding ubiquitin-conjugating enzyme E2 32, whose product MAEEKYNRKNPAVKRILQELKEMQANPSDDFMSLPLEENIFEWQFAIRGPCDSEFEGGIYHGRIQLPAEYPFKPPSFMLLTPNGRFEVQTKICLSISNHHPEHWQPSWSVRTALVALIAFMPTSPNGALGSLDYTKEERRALALKSREAAPTFGTSERQKLIDEIHEYMLSKAPPVPQVCTAQASKDQTSKGEDEVEQNSAIAVADNTQEVLQDPASDGRVIEEQHEAPQNANSVQMSQPHPAMHSSQQQLLHRPEVRVPRQADDRLFTWAAVGLTVAIVVLLLKKFMKAHGHSAFFTDES is encoded by the exons ATGGCGGAGGAGAAATACAATCGGAAGAATCCGGCGGTGAAGAGGATTTTGCAGGAGCTTAAAGAGATGCAAGCTAATCCTTCCGATGATTTCATGAGCCTGCCCCTTGAG GAGAACATTTTTGAGTGGCAATTTGCTATTAGGGGTCCATGTGATTCAGAGTTTGAGGGAGGAATCTATCATGGACGTATCCAATTGCCTGCTGAATATCCTTTCAAGCCACCTTCATTTATGCTGTTAACA CCCAATGGACGTTTTGAAGTCCAAACAAAGATTTGCTTGAGCATTTCGAATCACCACCCTGAGCATTGGCAGCCATCGTGGAGTG TCCGGACTGCATTGGTAGCATTAATTGCATTCATGCCAACAAGTCCCAATGGTGCTCTGGGGTCATTGGACTACACGAAGGAGGAAAGGCGTGCTCTTGCACTTAAATCTCGTGAAGCTGCTCCGACATTTGGGACTTCTGAGCGCCAAAAGTTGATTGATGAG ATCCATGAGTACATGCTAAGCAAAGCTCCTCCAGTTCCTCAAGTTTGCACGGCTCAGGCTTCCAAAGATCAGACTTCTAAAGGAGAGGATGAAGTTGAACAGAATTCTGCTATTGCTGTTGCAGATAATACACAAGAAGTGCTTCAAGATCCAGCTTCAGATGGAAGGGTTATTGAGGAACAACATGAAGCCCCACAAAATGCAAACTCTGTACAGATGTCACAACCACACCCTGCTATGCACTCAAGTCAGCAGCAGCTCTTGCATAGACCAGAAGTGAGAGTCCCTAGACAGGCTGATGATCGTCTGTTCACGTGGGCTGCTGTAGGGCTTACTGTTGCCATTGTAGTTCTacttttgaagaagtttatgaAAGCCCATGGACACAGTGCTTTCTTCACAGATGAATCGTAA